In Syngnathoides biaculeatus isolate LvHL_M chromosome 5, ASM1980259v1, whole genome shotgun sequence, the following are encoded in one genomic region:
- the cldn12 gene encoding claudin-12 isoform X1, giving the protein MANRSFFSWPQYLSRQSTMSCRDIHATNAFAFIIAFVSVAGLAVAALVPQWRVTRLVTFNRNAKNISVYDGLWTKCVKQDGYSGCYYYDAEWYSKVDQLDLRLLQFCVPAGLAFGSLALLLCMAGMCKTCCCSDKPEPDIKGLRFLVNSAGCHLVAGAFLFLGGAIAIAPSVWFLFGTKELNKKYDNIFSDGFAPYVSIGCSGGLMLAALFMFMWYCMCKKLPSPFWLPLPSMSTSASTQPLTPNGFPPSPVYAPQPMPPQAHPPTVIDTQQYVPTQGYIQSVAAPAPPQLYVSQIPALDGYGSEVGRTQAYSYAPSQTYAPSQSYAPSHSYAPSYASHRYSTRSRMSAIEIDIPVVTQ; this is encoded by the exons ATGGCAAACAG GTCCTTTTTTTCTTGGCCGCAGTATCTTTCAAGACAAAGCACAATGTCTTGCCGGGACATTCACGCCACCAACGCCTTTGCCTTCATCATCGCCTTTGTGTCTGTGGCTGGCTTGGCCGTGGCAGCGTTAGTCCCTCAGTGGCGCGTGACCCGTCTGGTCACCTTCAATCGCAACGCCAAGAATATCAGCGTGTACGACGGGCTGTGGACGAAGTGCGTCAAGCAAGACGGCTATTCAGGATGCTATTACTATGATGCAGAG TGGTACTCCAAAGTGGACCAACTGGACCTGAGGTTGCTTCAGTTCTGCGTCCCTGCGGGACTGGCCTTTGGCTCTCTGGCCCTGCTGCTGTGCATGGCCGGCATGTGTAAAACCTGCTGCTGCTCCGACAAGCCCGAACCGGACATCAAGGGCCTCCGCTTCTTGGTGAACAGTGCCGGCTGTCACCTGGTGGCAGGCGCGTTTCTCTTCCTGGGCGGCGCCATTGCTATCGCACCCTCTGTGTGGTTCCTGTTTGGTACCAAGGAGCTGAACAAGAAATACGACAACATTTTCTCTGATGGCTTCGCTCCGTACGTGTCCATAGGCTGCTCCGGAGGATTGATGCTGGCCGCCCTGTTCATGTTcatgtggtactgcatgtgcaagaaGCTGCCCTCGCCATTCTGGTTGCCCCTTCCCTCTATGTCCACCTCCGCGTCCACCCAGCCGCTCACGCCCAACGGATTCCCACCGTCGCCGGTTTATGCTCCTCAGCCCATGCCGCCTCAGGCCCATCCCCCCACAGTGATTGACACACAGCAGTACGTGCCCACTCAAGGTTACATTCAAAGCGTGGCCGCCCCCGCACCACCGCAATTGTACGTGTCTCAGATTCCTGCTCTCGATGGTTATGGCTCAGAGGTGGGACGGACCCAGGCCTACAGCTACGCACCCTCGCAGACCTACGCGCCCTCCCAAAGCTACGCCCCCTCACACAGTTACGCGCCCAGCTACGCCAGCCACCGCTACTCCACACGCTCACGGATGTCGGCCATTGAGATTGACATTCCAGTGGTGACACAGTAA
- the cldn12 gene encoding claudin-12 isoform X2, giving the protein MSCRDIHATNAFAFIIAFVSVAGLAVAALVPQWRVTRLVTFNRNAKNISVYDGLWTKCVKQDGYSGCYYYDAEWYSKVDQLDLRLLQFCVPAGLAFGSLALLLCMAGMCKTCCCSDKPEPDIKGLRFLVNSAGCHLVAGAFLFLGGAIAIAPSVWFLFGTKELNKKYDNIFSDGFAPYVSIGCSGGLMLAALFMFMWYCMCKKLPSPFWLPLPSMSTSASTQPLTPNGFPPSPVYAPQPMPPQAHPPTVIDTQQYVPTQGYIQSVAAPAPPQLYVSQIPALDGYGSEVGRTQAYSYAPSQTYAPSQSYAPSHSYAPSYASHRYSTRSRMSAIEIDIPVVTQ; this is encoded by the exons ATGTCTTGCCGGGACATTCACGCCACCAACGCCTTTGCCTTCATCATCGCCTTTGTGTCTGTGGCTGGCTTGGCCGTGGCAGCGTTAGTCCCTCAGTGGCGCGTGACCCGTCTGGTCACCTTCAATCGCAACGCCAAGAATATCAGCGTGTACGACGGGCTGTGGACGAAGTGCGTCAAGCAAGACGGCTATTCAGGATGCTATTACTATGATGCAGAG TGGTACTCCAAAGTGGACCAACTGGACCTGAGGTTGCTTCAGTTCTGCGTCCCTGCGGGACTGGCCTTTGGCTCTCTGGCCCTGCTGCTGTGCATGGCCGGCATGTGTAAAACCTGCTGCTGCTCCGACAAGCCCGAACCGGACATCAAGGGCCTCCGCTTCTTGGTGAACAGTGCCGGCTGTCACCTGGTGGCAGGCGCGTTTCTCTTCCTGGGCGGCGCCATTGCTATCGCACCCTCTGTGTGGTTCCTGTTTGGTACCAAGGAGCTGAACAAGAAATACGACAACATTTTCTCTGATGGCTTCGCTCCGTACGTGTCCATAGGCTGCTCCGGAGGATTGATGCTGGCCGCCCTGTTCATGTTcatgtggtactgcatgtgcaagaaGCTGCCCTCGCCATTCTGGTTGCCCCTTCCCTCTATGTCCACCTCCGCGTCCACCCAGCCGCTCACGCCCAACGGATTCCCACCGTCGCCGGTTTATGCTCCTCAGCCCATGCCGCCTCAGGCCCATCCCCCCACAGTGATTGACACACAGCAGTACGTGCCCACTCAAGGTTACATTCAAAGCGTGGCCGCCCCCGCACCACCGCAATTGTACGTGTCTCAGATTCCTGCTCTCGATGGTTATGGCTCAGAGGTGGGACGGACCCAGGCCTACAGCTACGCACCCTCGCAGACCTACGCGCCCTCCCAAAGCTACGCCCCCTCACACAGTTACGCGCCCAGCTACGCCAGCCACCGCTACTCCACACGCTCACGGATGTCGGCCATTGAGATTGACATTCCAGTGGTGACACAGTAA